Genomic segment of Polycladomyces abyssicola:
TTGGATGAGCCGACCGTTGGGGTCGATGCCGAATCAGTAGACCGATTTTACCGGTTGCTGACACATTTGCACCGGGAAAAGGGATTGACGTTGCTGTTGGTCACGCACGACATCGGTGCGGTCACCACCTATGTGGATCGAATTGCCTGTTTGAACAAACGGATTTTCTTCCATGGCGACCCGGAGGAATTTACCCGGAAGCAAAAAGAGATTCTCACAGCCGCTTACGGCCACGAAGTGCAGATGATTGACCATCAGCACGAGGCAAAAGATGAGATGTCCCTGTTCGTCAGTACATGAGAATGGTGCGGGAGGGGGAAGCGCGTATTAGGGCGTGTCTGATATAAGTGGTAAAATCAAAGGAGAACGCCCTGGTAGTGCGTAAATGATGGAAGTGATGTGGCAATATGAGTTTATGCGGCATGCATTGCTGGCCGGGGTGATTGTAGGGCTGATCTCACCATTGGTCGGCGTGTTTTTGGTAGTCCGCCGGTTGTCGTTGATTGCTGATGCATTGTCGCACGTGACACTGTCGGGGGTTGCTGCCGGCTTGCTTTTGCAGAGGGAAATCTCTTGGCTTCAATCATTCAACCCGCTCTATATGGGGACCGCTTTTTCTGTGGCGGGTGCATTGTTCGTCGAGCAGTTGCGTCGTTTGTATCGTTCGTACCAGGAGTTGGCGATTCCCATTATTCTTTCCGGCGGGATCGGGCTCGGCGTGGTACTGATCAGTGCCGGAGAAGGGTTTAATGTGAATGTGATGGGATATTTGTTCGGTTCGATCATCGCCGTAAACGATAACGATGTGAAGTGGGTCGTGGTCGTCGGGATCATCGTTGCATTGACGATCGCGCTTTTGTATAAGGAACTGTTTGCTCTCTCGTTTGATGAGGAGAGCGCGTATCTTTCCGGTATCCCCCGTCGCGGAATCAACTTGGTTTTTATCCTGTTGGTCGCACTGGTGATCACGGCATCGGTTCGTGTCGTGGGCATCTTGCTGGTCTCTGCGCTGATGACCTTACCTGTGGCTGCTAGCTTGCAATTGGCGCAAAGTTTTCGGCAAACGGTTATGCTCTCCGTACTATTTGCGGAAACATCCGTGATCAGTGGATTGATCTGTTCTTTTTACTTCGATTTGGCCCCTGGTGGCACGATCGTGCTGATCGCCGTTGGTTGGCTGTTGCTGACGATCCTGTTGAAACGGCTCCAACAGATCAGCCGGTACCGTTGGATGAAACGGGAACAAGAGGCTGAATGAACCTTTTTCCAACAATGGGAATGGGAGCGGATCGGGATGGATTATCGACATGCACTGGAGAAATTGAAGGCAAACGGGTATAAATTCACAGGAAAACGGGAAATGATGGTGCAGCTGTTCGCAGAAGAGAATCGCTATCTGTCCGCTAAAGAAGTGTTGGACCACATGCAGAAAACTTACCCGGGCTTAAGTTTCGACACGGTGTACCGCAACCTTTCTCTGTTCGAGGATCTGGGTATTTTGGAAGGGACGGATTGGGATGGCGAGCGGCGGTATCGCTTCCGTTGCGAAGGCGATACCCACCATCACCATTTGATCTGTACCGAATGCGGTCGGACACGGAAATTGGAGATTTGTCCCATGAACGCTATTTTGGGTCAACCCGAGGATTTCCACATCACCGGTCATCGTTTTGAAATTTACGGACGTTGTGTTGACTGTGACCAAAATTAAAGCAACAGGAGCAGAAACCTCATGAATGTGGAGCATGAAAAATGGATGCAAGTTGCCATCGAGGAAGCAGAGAAAGCCCGGAAGATCGGGGAGGTACCGATCGGGGCGGTGATCGTTAGAAACGGAGAAATTATCGGCCGCGGACATAATTTGCGTGAGACAGCCAAAGATCCTACGCTGCATGCGGAGATGATCGCCATTCGTCAAGCAGCGGAACGACTGGGCGGATGGCGGTTGATCGGTTGTTCCTTGTATGTGACACTGGAACCATGTCCCATGTGTGCAGGTGCGATTGTACAATCCAGAATCGGCAAGGTAGTATACGGTGCCGCCGATCCCAAGGCCGGGTGTGCGGGTACATTGATGAATCTGCTGGAAGATGAGCGGTTCAATCATCAGGCCGAAGTCATTTCCGGTGTCATGGCCGAGCAGTGCGGTTCGTTGTTAACTCATTTTTTCCGTGAGCTGAGAGAACGGCGTAAAAGGTAAAGGAGAGCCTCTGGATGGATTTCCCCTTGACTTCTCGGCAGTTTACCCTTAAGATTATGTAATGTCCAGTACATCAATCCGACCCGTGGAGAGGTGTCCGAGTGGTTGAAGGAGGCGGTCTCGAAAACCGTTGTACCGGTATTCCCGGTACCGTGGGTTCGAATCCCACCCTCTCCGCCAGATCCAAGATGTGAGAGAGTCACCCCGTATTGGGGTGGCTTTTTTGCACTCTCAAGTAGCAAATCCTTCCCCTCATTGTAAAAGAGGACAAAATGTGTTACCATATAAGAACCGCGCTAGACGGGGAACTTGCGGTGCCCTGTAACCCGCAATCCGCATTAGCGGGGTCGAATTCCCGTCCTGAGGCCTTCTCCGTGTGGGGCCAGGTCTGGGTAATCGATGTTGAGGATTGGGTCCTGCGCAACGAGAACTTCCGAACCGTGTCAGGTCCTGACGGAAGCAGCACTAAGGAAGACCTCTCGTGTGCCGCAGGGGTGCCTGATCTGAGTCGGTTGCCCAGGAGCCGCCCGGGCGGAAAGGTCGAAGGCGGGTGCGCGGTATACATAAGCGGGAAAGCATGGTATCCCTGTGGGATGCCATGCTTTCTTTTTATGTGTGGCAAACACACGTCAAAAAAATTC
This window contains:
- a CDS encoding Fur family transcriptional regulator, with the translated sequence MDYRHALEKLKANGYKFTGKREMMVQLFAEENRYLSAKEVLDHMQKTYPGLSFDTVYRNLSLFEDLGILEGTDWDGERRYRFRCEGDTHHHHLICTECGRTRKLEICPMNAILGQPEDFHITGHRFEIYGRCVDCDQN
- the tadA gene encoding tRNA adenosine(34) deaminase TadA, giving the protein MNVEHEKWMQVAIEEAEKARKIGEVPIGAVIVRNGEIIGRGHNLRETAKDPTLHAEMIAIRQAAERLGGWRLIGCSLYVTLEPCPMCAGAIVQSRIGKVVYGAADPKAGCAGTLMNLLEDERFNHQAEVISGVMAEQCGSLLTHFFRELRERRKR
- a CDS encoding metal ABC transporter permease, which gives rise to MMEVMWQYEFMRHALLAGVIVGLISPLVGVFLVVRRLSLIADALSHVTLSGVAAGLLLQREISWLQSFNPLYMGTAFSVAGALFVEQLRRLYRSYQELAIPIILSGGIGLGVVLISAGEGFNVNVMGYLFGSIIAVNDNDVKWVVVVGIIVALTIALLYKELFALSFDEESAYLSGIPRRGINLVFILLVALVITASVRVVGILLVSALMTLPVAASLQLAQSFRQTVMLSVLFAETSVISGLICSFYFDLAPGGTIVLIAVGWLLLTILLKRLQQISRYRWMKREQEAE